In Cervus elaphus chromosome 3, mCerEla1.1, whole genome shotgun sequence, the following proteins share a genomic window:
- the TMCC3 gene encoding transmembrane and coiled-coil domain protein 3 isoform X2 has product MLICQRKQPGCLTAMSCVKRGGQEVERHDMNTLSLPLNIRRGGSDTNLNFDVPDGILDFHKVKLSADSLRQKILKVTEQIKIEQTSRDGNVAEYLKLVDSADKQQAGRIKQVFEKKNQKSAHSIAQLQKKLEQYHRKLRELEQNGALRSTKDTAKDNLKDIPPSLKDAQAKSRTAPHSLESSKSGMPGVSLTPPVFVFNKSREFANLIRNKFGSADNIAHLKNSLEEFRPEASARVYGGSATIVNKPKYGSDDECSSGTSGSGDSNGNQSFAAGGSGALDSQGKLTAILEELREIKDTQAQLAEDIEALKVQFKREYGFISQTLQEERYRYERLEDQLHDLTDLHQHETANLKQQLASIEEKVAYQAYERSRDIQEALESCQTRISKLELHQQEQQALQTDTVNAKVLLGKCINVVLAFMTVILVCVSTIAKFISPMMKSRFHILGTFFAVTLFAIFCKNWDHILCAIERIIIPR; this is encoded by the exons ATGCTCATCTGCCAAAGAAAGCAACCAGGATGTCTTACAGCCATGTCGTGTGTGAAAAGAGGGGGCCAAGAA GTAGAACGTCATGACATGAATACCCTAAGCCTGCCCCTGAACATCCGCAGAGGCGGGTCGGACACCAACCTCAACTTCGATGTACCGGATGGCATCCTGGACTTCCACAAGGTCAAACTCAGTGCGGACAGCCTGAGACAGAAAatcctcaaggtcacagagcagatAAAAATCGAGCAAACGTCCCGTGATGGGAACGTGGCAGAGTATCTGAAGCTGGTCGACAGCGCGGACAAGCAGCAGGCTGGCCGCATCAAGCAGGTGTTCGAGAAGAAGAACCAGAAGTCGGCTCACTCCATCGCCCAGCTGCAGAAGAAGTTGGAGCAGTACCACCGGAAGCTCCGGGAGCTCGAGCAGAACGGGGCCCTCCGGAGCACCAAGGACACTGCCAAGGATAACCTGAaggacatcccaccctctctGAAGGATGCCCAGGCCAAGTCCCGCACTGCCCCCCACAGCCTGGAGAGCAGCAAGTCGGGCATGCCGGGGGTGTCCCTCACCCCTCCCGTGTTTGTCTTCAACAAGTCCAGAGAGTTTGCCAACTTGATCCGGAATAAGTTCGGCAGCGCTGACAACATTGCCCACCTGAAGAACTCCTTGGAGGAGTTCCGGCCCGAGGCCAGCGCCAGGGTCTACGGGGGCAGCGCCACCATCGTGAACAAGCCCAAATACGGCAGCGACGACGAGTGCTCGAGCGGCACGTCGGGCTCCGGCGACAGCAATGGGAACCAGTCGTTCGCGGCCGGGGGCTCGGGCGCGCTGGACAGCCAGGGCAAGCTCACGGCCATCCTGGAGGAGCTCCGGGAGATCAAGGACACCCAGGCACAGCTGGCTGAGGACATCGAGGCCCTCAAAGTGCAGTTCAAGAGGGAGTACGGCTTCATCTCGCAGACGCTGCAGGAGGAGAGATACAG GTACGAGCGACTGGAGGACCAGCTCCATGACCTCACCGACCTGCATCAGCACGAGACGGCCAACCTGAAGCAGCAGCTAGCCAGCATCGAGGAGAAGGTGGCCTACCAGGCCTACGAGCGCTCGCGGGACATCCAG GAAGCCCTGGAGTCCTGCCAGACTCGCATCTCTAAGCTGGAGCTCCACCAGCAGGAGCAGCAAGCCCTGCAGACGGACACGGTGAACGCCAAAGTCCTGCTGGGCAAGTGCATCAACGTCGTCCTGGCCTTCATGACCGTCATCCTGGTGTGCGTGTCCACCATCGCCAAGTTCATCTCGCCCATGATGAAGAGCCGCTTCCACATCCTGGGCACCTTCTTCGCTGTGACTCTCTTTGCGATATTTTGTAAAAACTGGGACCACATTCTGTGTGCCATTGAAAGGATAATAATACCAAGATGA
- the TMCC3 gene encoding transmembrane and coiled-coil domain protein 3 isoform X4: MRRVERHDMNTLSLPLNIRRGGSDTNLNFDVPDGILDFHKVKLSADSLRQKILKVTEQIKIEQTSRDGNVAEYLKLVDSADKQQAGRIKQVFEKKNQKSAHSIAQLQKKLEQYHRKLRELEQNGALRSTKDTAKDNLKDIPPSLKDAQAKSRTAPHSLESSKSGMPGVSLTPPVFVFNKSREFANLIRNKFGSADNIAHLKNSLEEFRPEASARVYGGSATIVNKPKYGSDDECSSGTSGSGDSNGNQSFAAGGSGALDSQGKLTAILEELREIKDTQAQLAEDIEALKVQFKREYGFISQTLQEERYRYERLEDQLHDLTDLHQHETANLKQQLASIEEKVAYQAYERSRDIQEALESCQTRISKLELHQQEQQALQTDTVNAKVLLGKCINVVLAFMTVILVCVSTIAKFISPMMKSRFHILGTFFAVTLFAIFCKNWDHILCAIERIIIPR; encoded by the exons GTAGAACGTCATGACATGAATACCCTAAGCCTGCCCCTGAACATCCGCAGAGGCGGGTCGGACACCAACCTCAACTTCGATGTACCGGATGGCATCCTGGACTTCCACAAGGTCAAACTCAGTGCGGACAGCCTGAGACAGAAAatcctcaaggtcacagagcagatAAAAATCGAGCAAACGTCCCGTGATGGGAACGTGGCAGAGTATCTGAAGCTGGTCGACAGCGCGGACAAGCAGCAGGCTGGCCGCATCAAGCAGGTGTTCGAGAAGAAGAACCAGAAGTCGGCTCACTCCATCGCCCAGCTGCAGAAGAAGTTGGAGCAGTACCACCGGAAGCTCCGGGAGCTCGAGCAGAACGGGGCCCTCCGGAGCACCAAGGACACTGCCAAGGATAACCTGAaggacatcccaccctctctGAAGGATGCCCAGGCCAAGTCCCGCACTGCCCCCCACAGCCTGGAGAGCAGCAAGTCGGGCATGCCGGGGGTGTCCCTCACCCCTCCCGTGTTTGTCTTCAACAAGTCCAGAGAGTTTGCCAACTTGATCCGGAATAAGTTCGGCAGCGCTGACAACATTGCCCACCTGAAGAACTCCTTGGAGGAGTTCCGGCCCGAGGCCAGCGCCAGGGTCTACGGGGGCAGCGCCACCATCGTGAACAAGCCCAAATACGGCAGCGACGACGAGTGCTCGAGCGGCACGTCGGGCTCCGGCGACAGCAATGGGAACCAGTCGTTCGCGGCCGGGGGCTCGGGCGCGCTGGACAGCCAGGGCAAGCTCACGGCCATCCTGGAGGAGCTCCGGGAGATCAAGGACACCCAGGCACAGCTGGCTGAGGACATCGAGGCCCTCAAAGTGCAGTTCAAGAGGGAGTACGGCTTCATCTCGCAGACGCTGCAGGAGGAGAGATACAG GTACGAGCGACTGGAGGACCAGCTCCATGACCTCACCGACCTGCATCAGCACGAGACGGCCAACCTGAAGCAGCAGCTAGCCAGCATCGAGGAGAAGGTGGCCTACCAGGCCTACGAGCGCTCGCGGGACATCCAG GAAGCCCTGGAGTCCTGCCAGACTCGCATCTCTAAGCTGGAGCTCCACCAGCAGGAGCAGCAAGCCCTGCAGACGGACACGGTGAACGCCAAAGTCCTGCTGGGCAAGTGCATCAACGTCGTCCTGGCCTTCATGACCGTCATCCTGGTGTGCGTGTCCACCATCGCCAAGTTCATCTCGCCCATGATGAAGAGCCGCTTCCACATCCTGGGCACCTTCTTCGCTGTGACTCTCTTTGCGATATTTTGTAAAAACTGGGACCACATTCTGTGTGCCATTGAAAGGATAATAATACCAAGATGA
- the TMCC3 gene encoding transmembrane and coiled-coil domain protein 3 isoform X1: MPGSDTALTVDRTYSDPGRHQHCKRRVERHDMNTLSLPLNIRRGGSDTNLNFDVPDGILDFHKVKLSADSLRQKILKVTEQIKIEQTSRDGNVAEYLKLVDSADKQQAGRIKQVFEKKNQKSAHSIAQLQKKLEQYHRKLRELEQNGALRSTKDTAKDNLKDIPPSLKDAQAKSRTAPHSLESSKSGMPGVSLTPPVFVFNKSREFANLIRNKFGSADNIAHLKNSLEEFRPEASARVYGGSATIVNKPKYGSDDECSSGTSGSGDSNGNQSFAAGGSGALDSQGKLTAILEELREIKDTQAQLAEDIEALKVQFKREYGFISQTLQEERYRYERLEDQLHDLTDLHQHETANLKQQLASIEEKVAYQAYERSRDIQEALESCQTRISKLELHQQEQQALQTDTVNAKVLLGKCINVVLAFMTVILVCVSTIAKFISPMMKSRFHILGTFFAVTLFAIFCKNWDHILCAIERIIIPR, from the exons GTAGAACGTCATGACATGAATACCCTAAGCCTGCCCCTGAACATCCGCAGAGGCGGGTCGGACACCAACCTCAACTTCGATGTACCGGATGGCATCCTGGACTTCCACAAGGTCAAACTCAGTGCGGACAGCCTGAGACAGAAAatcctcaaggtcacagagcagatAAAAATCGAGCAAACGTCCCGTGATGGGAACGTGGCAGAGTATCTGAAGCTGGTCGACAGCGCGGACAAGCAGCAGGCTGGCCGCATCAAGCAGGTGTTCGAGAAGAAGAACCAGAAGTCGGCTCACTCCATCGCCCAGCTGCAGAAGAAGTTGGAGCAGTACCACCGGAAGCTCCGGGAGCTCGAGCAGAACGGGGCCCTCCGGAGCACCAAGGACACTGCCAAGGATAACCTGAaggacatcccaccctctctGAAGGATGCCCAGGCCAAGTCCCGCACTGCCCCCCACAGCCTGGAGAGCAGCAAGTCGGGCATGCCGGGGGTGTCCCTCACCCCTCCCGTGTTTGTCTTCAACAAGTCCAGAGAGTTTGCCAACTTGATCCGGAATAAGTTCGGCAGCGCTGACAACATTGCCCACCTGAAGAACTCCTTGGAGGAGTTCCGGCCCGAGGCCAGCGCCAGGGTCTACGGGGGCAGCGCCACCATCGTGAACAAGCCCAAATACGGCAGCGACGACGAGTGCTCGAGCGGCACGTCGGGCTCCGGCGACAGCAATGGGAACCAGTCGTTCGCGGCCGGGGGCTCGGGCGCGCTGGACAGCCAGGGCAAGCTCACGGCCATCCTGGAGGAGCTCCGGGAGATCAAGGACACCCAGGCACAGCTGGCTGAGGACATCGAGGCCCTCAAAGTGCAGTTCAAGAGGGAGTACGGCTTCATCTCGCAGACGCTGCAGGAGGAGAGATACAG GTACGAGCGACTGGAGGACCAGCTCCATGACCTCACCGACCTGCATCAGCACGAGACGGCCAACCTGAAGCAGCAGCTAGCCAGCATCGAGGAGAAGGTGGCCTACCAGGCCTACGAGCGCTCGCGGGACATCCAG GAAGCCCTGGAGTCCTGCCAGACTCGCATCTCTAAGCTGGAGCTCCACCAGCAGGAGCAGCAAGCCCTGCAGACGGACACGGTGAACGCCAAAGTCCTGCTGGGCAAGTGCATCAACGTCGTCCTGGCCTTCATGACCGTCATCCTGGTGTGCGTGTCCACCATCGCCAAGTTCATCTCGCCCATGATGAAGAGCCGCTTCCACATCCTGGGCACCTTCTTCGCTGTGACTCTCTTTGCGATATTTTGTAAAAACTGGGACCACATTCTGTGTGCCATTGAAAGGATAATAATACCAAGATGA
- the TMCC3 gene encoding transmembrane and coiled-coil domain protein 3 isoform X5: MNTLSLPLNIRRGGSDTNLNFDVPDGILDFHKVKLSADSLRQKILKVTEQIKIEQTSRDGNVAEYLKLVDSADKQQAGRIKQVFEKKNQKSAHSIAQLQKKLEQYHRKLRELEQNGALRSTKDTAKDNLKDIPPSLKDAQAKSRTAPHSLESSKSGMPGVSLTPPVFVFNKSREFANLIRNKFGSADNIAHLKNSLEEFRPEASARVYGGSATIVNKPKYGSDDECSSGTSGSGDSNGNQSFAAGGSGALDSQGKLTAILEELREIKDTQAQLAEDIEALKVQFKREYGFISQTLQEERYRYERLEDQLHDLTDLHQHETANLKQQLASIEEKVAYQAYERSRDIQEALESCQTRISKLELHQQEQQALQTDTVNAKVLLGKCINVVLAFMTVILVCVSTIAKFISPMMKSRFHILGTFFAVTLFAIFCKNWDHILCAIERIIIPR, translated from the exons ATGAATACCCTAAGCCTGCCCCTGAACATCCGCAGAGGCGGGTCGGACACCAACCTCAACTTCGATGTACCGGATGGCATCCTGGACTTCCACAAGGTCAAACTCAGTGCGGACAGCCTGAGACAGAAAatcctcaaggtcacagagcagatAAAAATCGAGCAAACGTCCCGTGATGGGAACGTGGCAGAGTATCTGAAGCTGGTCGACAGCGCGGACAAGCAGCAGGCTGGCCGCATCAAGCAGGTGTTCGAGAAGAAGAACCAGAAGTCGGCTCACTCCATCGCCCAGCTGCAGAAGAAGTTGGAGCAGTACCACCGGAAGCTCCGGGAGCTCGAGCAGAACGGGGCCCTCCGGAGCACCAAGGACACTGCCAAGGATAACCTGAaggacatcccaccctctctGAAGGATGCCCAGGCCAAGTCCCGCACTGCCCCCCACAGCCTGGAGAGCAGCAAGTCGGGCATGCCGGGGGTGTCCCTCACCCCTCCCGTGTTTGTCTTCAACAAGTCCAGAGAGTTTGCCAACTTGATCCGGAATAAGTTCGGCAGCGCTGACAACATTGCCCACCTGAAGAACTCCTTGGAGGAGTTCCGGCCCGAGGCCAGCGCCAGGGTCTACGGGGGCAGCGCCACCATCGTGAACAAGCCCAAATACGGCAGCGACGACGAGTGCTCGAGCGGCACGTCGGGCTCCGGCGACAGCAATGGGAACCAGTCGTTCGCGGCCGGGGGCTCGGGCGCGCTGGACAGCCAGGGCAAGCTCACGGCCATCCTGGAGGAGCTCCGGGAGATCAAGGACACCCAGGCACAGCTGGCTGAGGACATCGAGGCCCTCAAAGTGCAGTTCAAGAGGGAGTACGGCTTCATCTCGCAGACGCTGCAGGAGGAGAGATACAG GTACGAGCGACTGGAGGACCAGCTCCATGACCTCACCGACCTGCATCAGCACGAGACGGCCAACCTGAAGCAGCAGCTAGCCAGCATCGAGGAGAAGGTGGCCTACCAGGCCTACGAGCGCTCGCGGGACATCCAG GAAGCCCTGGAGTCCTGCCAGACTCGCATCTCTAAGCTGGAGCTCCACCAGCAGGAGCAGCAAGCCCTGCAGACGGACACGGTGAACGCCAAAGTCCTGCTGGGCAAGTGCATCAACGTCGTCCTGGCCTTCATGACCGTCATCCTGGTGTGCGTGTCCACCATCGCCAAGTTCATCTCGCCCATGATGAAGAGCCGCTTCCACATCCTGGGCACCTTCTTCGCTGTGACTCTCTTTGCGATATTTTGTAAAAACTGGGACCACATTCTGTGTGCCATTGAAAGGATAATAATACCAAGATGA
- the TMCC3 gene encoding transmembrane and coiled-coil domain protein 3 isoform X3, which translates to MSSENPETRMEHSKQVERHDMNTLSLPLNIRRGGSDTNLNFDVPDGILDFHKVKLSADSLRQKILKVTEQIKIEQTSRDGNVAEYLKLVDSADKQQAGRIKQVFEKKNQKSAHSIAQLQKKLEQYHRKLRELEQNGALRSTKDTAKDNLKDIPPSLKDAQAKSRTAPHSLESSKSGMPGVSLTPPVFVFNKSREFANLIRNKFGSADNIAHLKNSLEEFRPEASARVYGGSATIVNKPKYGSDDECSSGTSGSGDSNGNQSFAAGGSGALDSQGKLTAILEELREIKDTQAQLAEDIEALKVQFKREYGFISQTLQEERYRYERLEDQLHDLTDLHQHETANLKQQLASIEEKVAYQAYERSRDIQEALESCQTRISKLELHQQEQQALQTDTVNAKVLLGKCINVVLAFMTVILVCVSTIAKFISPMMKSRFHILGTFFAVTLFAIFCKNWDHILCAIERIIIPR; encoded by the exons GTAGAACGTCATGACATGAATACCCTAAGCCTGCCCCTGAACATCCGCAGAGGCGGGTCGGACACCAACCTCAACTTCGATGTACCGGATGGCATCCTGGACTTCCACAAGGTCAAACTCAGTGCGGACAGCCTGAGACAGAAAatcctcaaggtcacagagcagatAAAAATCGAGCAAACGTCCCGTGATGGGAACGTGGCAGAGTATCTGAAGCTGGTCGACAGCGCGGACAAGCAGCAGGCTGGCCGCATCAAGCAGGTGTTCGAGAAGAAGAACCAGAAGTCGGCTCACTCCATCGCCCAGCTGCAGAAGAAGTTGGAGCAGTACCACCGGAAGCTCCGGGAGCTCGAGCAGAACGGGGCCCTCCGGAGCACCAAGGACACTGCCAAGGATAACCTGAaggacatcccaccctctctGAAGGATGCCCAGGCCAAGTCCCGCACTGCCCCCCACAGCCTGGAGAGCAGCAAGTCGGGCATGCCGGGGGTGTCCCTCACCCCTCCCGTGTTTGTCTTCAACAAGTCCAGAGAGTTTGCCAACTTGATCCGGAATAAGTTCGGCAGCGCTGACAACATTGCCCACCTGAAGAACTCCTTGGAGGAGTTCCGGCCCGAGGCCAGCGCCAGGGTCTACGGGGGCAGCGCCACCATCGTGAACAAGCCCAAATACGGCAGCGACGACGAGTGCTCGAGCGGCACGTCGGGCTCCGGCGACAGCAATGGGAACCAGTCGTTCGCGGCCGGGGGCTCGGGCGCGCTGGACAGCCAGGGCAAGCTCACGGCCATCCTGGAGGAGCTCCGGGAGATCAAGGACACCCAGGCACAGCTGGCTGAGGACATCGAGGCCCTCAAAGTGCAGTTCAAGAGGGAGTACGGCTTCATCTCGCAGACGCTGCAGGAGGAGAGATACAG GTACGAGCGACTGGAGGACCAGCTCCATGACCTCACCGACCTGCATCAGCACGAGACGGCCAACCTGAAGCAGCAGCTAGCCAGCATCGAGGAGAAGGTGGCCTACCAGGCCTACGAGCGCTCGCGGGACATCCAG GAAGCCCTGGAGTCCTGCCAGACTCGCATCTCTAAGCTGGAGCTCCACCAGCAGGAGCAGCAAGCCCTGCAGACGGACACGGTGAACGCCAAAGTCCTGCTGGGCAAGTGCATCAACGTCGTCCTGGCCTTCATGACCGTCATCCTGGTGTGCGTGTCCACCATCGCCAAGTTCATCTCGCCCATGATGAAGAGCCGCTTCCACATCCTGGGCACCTTCTTCGCTGTGACTCTCTTTGCGATATTTTGTAAAAACTGGGACCACATTCTGTGTGCCATTGAAAGGATAATAATACCAAGATGA